The DNA window AACGTCAGCAGCATGAAGCCTTGGTTAAGATTGTCTCTGTCGTAGTAGCTGAGATCGATTTTCCACGTTACGAGATAGGGCCTCGTCGTATCCACCGTGTAGTTTCGTACTTGCTTGGCAGCGACGTTAGATATATCCACAATAGCATTCATATTCATGTCCAATATCATAGACGAATTGAACTGAATAAACGTCGTGATCTTGTCTCTTGCCAGCGGAatctttcttttgatttcgttGAGGTCCCAGTGAAGTATATCGAACTCAACAACTGTTGAGTCTTCAATTGTCGCATTGCCTCCGGTCAGTCGATGCATTTCAAAATCGCTTGTGGTGTTTCTTGCTTTCAAAAACGTAATCTGGCTTGGATCGAACGAAAGAGCATTGACCGTTTCAGTAAAAGTCAAAAGAACGCGACCTGCGTCCATGTCCAAATCGAAGGCAACCAACTCGGGACGAGTGGTGTCATTGGTATGAACGAATACAAGAAGCGCCAAACCATCCAGAACCGGAATCACCTTGTTGTCATTCATGTCCGTAATCATTTCCTCGCCGATTACAATATAGGTGTCCGACTGAGTAGTAGCCAAGCTCGTGTTCTTCTTCAAAGCATTCAAATCAACTGCGGATAtattcaaaacgacgacgggacgatTGAGACTTTCCGTAAGCCCTCCAGTTAGCCGATACGACACGCCAGCAGCGGAATCTGCTTGCAGAACAATCTGTAGAGGATCGATGCTGTCACTATTCACAGTTTCACTGAAGGTTAAAGTCAACGCTCCAGCATCTATGTCCAACTCGAATTCGGTAAGATTAGGTCTCAGGGAAAAATTCAACGACACTTTTGCTTGTGGGAACCAGAAAATTCATGTTCATATCCAGAACCGTCATGTTGGAAACAGTGATGTGAGTCGTATTGACCGAAGTCGCCAGAGCAGTCTTGTATTTCAAAACGTTGAGGTCCACAGTTGTCAGTCTGAGCGTAACGATAGGATCGTCCCGTCGGGAAACTTTGCCACCTGTAAGCGTGTACGAATCGCCGGCGCTCGCGTTTGCCTCCTGGAACGTGATCTGCGTAGGGTCAAACGTCGATGCGTCGACCGTTTCTGAAAAGTAGAACGTCGCGGTTTCACTCGTAAGATTTAATTCGAAACGGAGCAACTGGGGAGATACGTAGTCCATGTGGAACGATCGAACGTCGATGGGCGTCGAGGAGTTGACGGGAACGTTCCAAGAACCGACCATGTCTCGAATCGTGTCATTCTTCAGGACAAGACTCGTTGTCTGATTGCTTACGGCCAAATCTGTTATCCTTTTGATGTTATTCAAGTCAGTCAGACTCAAGTGGACGACAACAATCGGTCCATCGTCGCTGGATGTATAGGAGTCGGTTGTGAGAGTGTAGTTGGAACTGCTAGTGATAGTAATGCCTTCGACGTTCAAAGTCGACACGCGAACTGTTTCTGAAAACGATAGAGTCAActcttctgacgtcaaattgaaatCGAATGCCCTGAGCGAGGGCTTCGTTGTATCGGACGTGTACTTTGAGACGAATTCCGTATTGATTCCATTTCTTAATCGCAAGGATGGATTTCTATTCATGTCGACCACGACGCGGCTCGCAAGGAGAAGCCAGGACCTTTCTTTACGATTTGCAATCTCGAGCTCCTTCAAAGCGTTCAAATCGTCCAGCGTTAATTCAATTTTAACCTCAGTGCTAGGATTCTTTTCGAGAAGGATTCCTCCAGTAAGGCGAAGCCTTTCACCGTACGTCGAATTAAAGGCGGACACCGACTGTAGGTAAATCCTATCGTAAAGGACAGTAGTTACGTTGACAGTTTCAATAAAACTCAACGTCAGAATTCCGCTGTCCATATCGAGATCAAAGCCTGCCAAGACCGGAAACGTGGTATCGTTAATATAAGACGACGCTTGAACAGCACTTTCTAGTCCAATTGCCTCTACGTAGTTGTCAGCCATATCAGTAATGACATATTTTGTAAACGTGATGTAGGTCGTTTCACGACTGATCCACAGATCGGCAATCGCTTTGATTCCGTTAAGATCAGCCGTCGACAATTCTAGGATGACAGTGAAACCGTTTGGGGTGTTGGTCGTGCCGCCGGTCAGCGTGTAGGTTGAAGTTCCATTGACTTCGTTAACCAGCGTTATGCCAGTCGTGTTGAGAGACGCCGTCTTGACTGGTTCTATGAAGTTCAGATGAACTCGACCAAGATTCAAATTCACAGCAAATGTAGTCAGCTTTGGACTAGTTTGATCGGCAACGAACAAACTAGCTTGGACGACGACACTTACTGCTGAATTAGGCGTTTGGGCCAAATCAAAGATGGCGCCATTTTCAAGATAAAGCCACGTGTTGTTCTTTGACGTTGCTAAGTTAAGGTCTTCCTTAATTCCAAGGATATCTCGATCGTCTAATTTGAGTTCGATGCGAGTCGAATTGGCGGTTGTTACGCGATTTCCCTTGAGATTGTAAAAGGAGACAGGATCGACGTACGACGACCGAAGCCGAAAGAGTTCCATGACAAGAGACAAAGAGTCAACAGTTTCGTCGAAAACAACGGTCAGTAGTCCCTCGTCCATGTCgagttcgaacgtttgaagaACCGGACTAGAAACGTCAGGAAAGAAGGCGGATGCTTCCGTTGCGTTTTCATCGAATATAGGCACGACATAGTGGCCCATCATGTCACGAATAGCGTCGGACGTCAGAGTGATGAAAGTGTTCTCTTTTCGTGTAGCAAAGCTCCGGGCAGCTTTTAGGGAATTCAGCTCCTCCTGACTGAGTTTCACGTTAatgacgacatcgtcgaTCAGATTTTCGCCGCCTTTCGAATCAACCGCTTTGGAGCGCTTCAATACCAACGAGGTTTCTCCGAGTTCGGCGTCTTGCAACGTTATGAAACTCGTATTCAAGCTGCTCACATTCACAGTCTCAGTAAATGTTAGTTTCACTGTTCCAGTGTTTAAATCAAATGAAAACTCTTCCAGTTCCGGTCGCGTCTGATCTTGAGCGACGTACGAAGCCTGAAGAGCTCGATCAGGGAGTATGGCAGTCCCATTATTGCCGTACATGTCGAAAATAGCTTGAGACGTAATAGAGATGTAGGTGTTGCTTTCGTCCGTGCCAAAATTAATCTGCTGTTTGATGTAATTAAGATCGCTGGCCGTCAGATCCACTGTGAGCATGATACTATTCCATCGACTTCGACTACTGGCGTAATCAAGAGAACGCGTGACAGTAGCattagaatcggagttttgAAGGGTGAAATGAGTATATCGAATAGTGGACGCTCGAATCGTCTCCGTGAATGTCAAAAGTAATTTTCCTTGATCGACATCCAGCTGGAACGAGTCAAGACTTGGCGATGACGTGTCAGGAATAAGAGAGCTAGCCTGAACAGCATTTGATTCGTTACGCGGAACAACCGCATTGTCGTTCATATCCCTGACTAGAGAAGACGTGAATGGTGGTTTCAACCGAGCTTGCAAGTCGCGTCCAAGTCTTGATAAAGTTCAAATCGTCAGGTAGAAGGTCTAAAATCAGAGTCGTGCCGTCAATTCTTGTATGATTTCCTCCCGTCAGTTGCCTCTCGTTAGCAACAGCAAGCTTCGGCTCTGTTCGTAAGTTGGCTGACGTGGGATCAAACGTCGAAGCGCGAACAGTTTCTGTGAAAGTAAGTAAAAGCTCTCCAGAATTGAGATCAAGTACAAAAGATTCCAGACGAGGTGGGACAGTGTCTTCAGTAAACCTGCGCACTTGTTTTCCGGAAAGCCTTGGCTCAATTCGGTTATTGTTCATGTCGCGAATAGCGTCGAgcgaaaaggcgagaaaagTGTCGTTGTGCGACGCTGCCAACGTTCTGAGCTTCTTGATTGCGTTCAAGTCTTGTTTTGAAAGAAGTAGGCGAACGAGGGGAGCGTTCTCTGTCAGAACCGTTGCTAGCGAAAACGTGTGGTTGATTACTGCGGTAACGTTGCCTTGGAGAACAAATCGTCTGATGTCCAATGTGCTTACTCTCACAGTTTCTGAGAAGTACAAAGTCAGAATTTCCGTACTTAGATTCAGATCAAACCACTCTAGCTCAGGAGACGACGTATCCGGCGTAAAGTAGGATGTCTTCAATCCAAAGTTgtcaacgatttcttcgagaGAGTTGGCGTTCATATCCCTAATGACATCTCTGGTAGCCAACATAAAAGTATTCGCAAATGCAGTTGCAACGGGATCCAATTTTTTCAGCTCATTTGAGTCGTTTCGACTTAGCGTCAATTCAATAACGGTTAAATTACTCGAACACCTTGACCACCAGTAAGGGTGTACGCGTTGGCAGGGTTTTTGAGGTCGCCGCTTTCTTGAAAGGTTATATGCTGGGGATCGAATGTGAGTTCATCTACAGTCTCAGAAAAGGTAATTGACACTAGTGAAGAATCCATGTCAAGTGTGTACGACACAATTGACGGTGCCACGAGGTCTTCCAAAACCACTCTAGCGGGTACAGCCGTTGTTTCGtttcgcgaaacgacgctatTGTTACTCGTGTCTCGCACAGCGTCGGGACGAATAGACAGTAACGTGTTCGATTGCTCCGTGGCAAAGTCCAAGCTGTCCTTTAGCAAGTTCAAGTCTTCCTCGATCAGACGAACTTCGATAACAGTGTAGGACGTTCGATTAAACGTCGAACGACTGTCGATTACTAGCGATCGATTGGTggcaagaaaaacaaagttGCTCGGCTTAACTTGTCAAGAGATGTGCCCCTGGGAAGGCCGACCAGGTGAAATAACTCCATCCAATGCTCGGGCGAGAGTACGTCGCCTCGAACGTACTTGAGAAGAGGTGCGAGTTCCTGTAAAGCAAGAAtcatagaatcaaaaatgaaaacataGGTGAACTCACTTgaaatttttcgacgtctctCGTCAGTTTCACTGTCATAGTCGTCGGTTCTTTGGCTCTCATCTTTTCAAACCAGGACgcgagaaattcgtcaaatAGATAGGACTTTGTTctaaaacaagaaaaaatagacgCGCTTTTTTCGTTTGCTAATGAGCTCGATTCCGTTTACCTAAACGATATCCAATCCTCTTTGGTCATCTCTTCGAGACCCGAGTGGAAATCTTCAAACATCTTCCACATCTCTTCGTGCTGCTCCAAGTCGCTGCGAATCTCTTCGGCCAACGAAAAGTCCGGCTTTGTCATGCCGAAATGCATACACTCGGctctaaagaaaacgctTCCACGCGGGGAAACAGCAGAACGCAGTTCCCCTCCTTGCTCGATGCTCTTCATCGTCTCCTGAAGTTCGTCGAATTCAGCGCGTCTCTCTTTGAGCGAAACGACCGAGTCCTGCAGTGCCTTGTCATCTCGATCCacatcgacgtctttcggcTAGAGCTGATGCCATCTAGCCGAAAAATTTTCCATGTTCTGATGAAAAGCGTTTACTTTAGACTCCACTCCAGCCTTCATGGAATCGACCGAAAGGCACTAGGTGAGTgaaagcaatttctttcgAGAAGCGGTCCGTACCTGCTCCCTGACCATCATTTCGTGCGACTCCAACATCAATTCGAATTTATCCCAGCGAGTGTGCAGCTGAGCTAGCTGCTCCGATCCGCCCCCGGCAACAGATCGAAGCAACTTGTTCTTCATCTCAGCTCCTTCGAACAATGGCTTAATCTAGAACACCGTCATCAACAGCTAAAACACGAGATTCTCTTTCTACCTGCGGTCTTCTAGACGACAGTTCAGTGTGCAGCTGATTTGCCTTTCCTATCTCTTCGACGCTTTGCGGACGCGTCGagagatcgtcgacggcacccGAAAGAAAAGTGTCAATCGATTGAACGTTTAGCGTTATCGAACGAcgcaacgacgacagaaGAGAGTCGTAAAGTCGTTGAATAtgatcgtcgatcgtcgcctttACAGGAAcggtcgaaacgacgacgcaatCCACTTTGATAgaactaaaaaagaagaagaatatcGACTGTCAGGTTGGAAACAAGGGCATTATTAGAAGGCCGACGTTTCTTTATTAACAGTCTTATGATTTAGCATTTTTTCCCTTACGGAGTTTCCATATGGAATGCGTAGAGCTCCAGTACAAACAAGATACTAGCGTTCTACAGACGGACACCTCTCTTTTTTACCTTGGAAGTTTCTCTGCCTCTCTTCCTTTGGCCTTTAGCTCCCTGAATTCTTTTCCCAATCCTGTACCGTTTCCAGCTGTTCGTCGACCAACGCTTCCAAATCGATTTGGCCCAGGATGACCCAGTCTCGAAATATGTCCAACGCGGCaacgagtcgacgaaacAGCGTCTCGGCTTTGCGATAGAGGGCATGAAACGAGTTGGCATTCCGATCGACCATCACAGAAAatatcgtcgacgttgccgaGCCGCTTTTTTGACTGATGATCGAGACTCCGTTGAAGTGAAAAGGAATGCACAtgaactttttcatttctcgGTAATATTtcgctttgatttcttcaAAAGGAGGACGAAATTGCAAGCGCTGTTGCCTAACGAAAAATGAAGCATGTCAGCAATACAACGCCGACAATTTTTTAAGTGTGAATAATACATTATTATATCTATGCCGGAAAATTTTATAGAGGCGTGGTTGTTTAGCTTTAGTTTAACAATCAATCCGTCAGTCTACAATAGGGGACACTTTGTCACCGCGCCCACTTTTAGAAGGACCAGCGTTCTTAGAAAGAGTCTCTATATCTCTTTCTGAGCTCGTAGTTATTTTAATGAACATAGCTCCGTTACAGATTAGAACAACAGAGCAACTTCTTCTCAATTTTTGccagaaatcgacgagtaaaaaattcattttcgcATTTTAAGCGAAAATGTAGGGCATTTACTACGTTATAACACTAGTAAATGCGAAAAAACCATAGCTGCCGTTTTATAGGAGATAGGGCTAAGTAGGCGCGAACGAGAGGAACGCCCACCTTCGTTTAACCTCCTACGAGTGAAGTTGCTCTTCCAGCGCTCGATCGCCTAGTCTAGTTATATCTACAGAAGCTATTAAACGACTGCCGAAGCAGCGAAACTAAAGATTCGAGGTAGGAGAGCTCATTTCCGCCTATCGACTGGTCCTTAAAATGGCGGCGTCACGTGGTCTGTGACGTGTATGTAGACTGACGGATAGCTTTTAGCTTTTCTAGACACGCTTAGTCTTTCAAACCCACGgagatcgatgctggagcgactagcttcgagaaatctcgaaatttcgaacaaaagcatcgatttctACGAACTGCGCGTTCGAAattcacgaacgtagttctaggatcttagcatatttcacttggcgccggcgcgcagcgccggtgcccagtgaaatatgctaagatgggtgtggtgggcgggggcgggggcggggaggatggcggttagtttttctcgcgattttctcagcCAAAcctaaagattggtcgatcccatgaatcaaaaaagttctataacccaacaGTCTACTAGACtacaaagagaaacggccgaatcgcgtcgaaagcaccaaaatagcgcgattttccgatcgcattgcggttttctcgcctaaaacgaacgatccgtcgaatcgaaacgctttagaattgcatttcCACTTCAActaggagaagaaacgactgcaTAGCGTGaaaaaggaccaaaatatcgccattcttggtctcccacgcacaaaatgtcgttcttctcacaCCTAGTTCACAGCTagtacgaaatcgccgttCTAATGGCTATTCTAGGCACGCTTAGTCCCTCGAAACCTACGAAGATCGATGTTGGAACGACTAGCTtcgagaaatctcgaaatttcgaacaaaagcatcgattttctacgaactgCGCGTTCGAAATTCACGAACatagttctatattagttaggatcttagcatatttcacttggcgccggcgcgcagcgccggtgcccagtaaatatgctaagatgggtgtggtgggaGGGGGCGGTGGCGGTGTGGTGGGAGGGGGCGGTggaggatggcggttagtttttttcgcgattttctcggccaaacctaaagattggtcgatcccattaatcaaaaaagttctataacccaacaatctactagactacaaagagaaacggccgaatcgcgtcgaaagcaccaaaatagcgcgattttccgattgcattgcggttttctcgcataaaacgaacgatccgtcgaatcgaaacgctttagaattgcattttcacttcaactaggagaagaaacgactgcaTAGCGTGaaaaaggaccaaaatatcgccattcttggtctcccacgcacaaaatgtcgttcttctcacaCCTAGTTCACAGCTagtacgaaatcgccgttCTAATGGCTATTCTAGGCACGCTTAGTCCCTCGAAACCTACGAAGATCGATGTTGGAACGACTAGCTtcgagaaatctcgaaatttcgaacaaaagcatcgattttctacgaactgCGCGTTCAAAattcacgaacgtagttctatattagttaggatcttagcatatttcacttcgcgccggcgcgcagcgccggtgcccagtgaaatatgctatTAGTTACCTTTTCCTTGAGTTCGTCGATCTGCTTTGCCAGaacgctcttctcttctctcagGACTTTGTTTGACTCCATGAAGACGTTTAGGTTGTTGACCTGCGAGcaaaacgaaggaaaaagacgtcggtgaaagtgaaattgttggacgacgaagattcCACCTTGTCCATGACATCAGCATGCTGTCGTGCAGTCATAGCAGAAACCTGTAAGAACAATGTACGTCAATTTTTAACAAATAGTCTCTCCTACACGTAcctcgcttttttctttttcttcgcctaACGCTTTCCTCGTTTCTTCCAACTGTTGTTCCACGTGACTGTACCTCTGCTTGTAACTGTGAAAACCTGAttatttcgctttctttactgaaacaaaatttttaCCGAACGCAGTCCGCTTCAATGACTTCGCACCTCGTTtcggcgatttctttctctcgcctcaaaaATCTGAACAAAGaatattagaaaaaattcgctaAAAGTCTCAAGAAGTACCTGATAACATCCCACAATTCGCTCGCACTGCGCTGACCATGATCCTCCGACTGCCCTTCAGTCAGATCGCCCGATAAGATGCCAGTAAGAGCAACGGCCGATCCACCAGGCTGGGCAAGAATTCGCGTAAAGAGACAGTCACAACGTTCTCCACattactttttcttcggcCTCTTTTTTCAAAGTTTCCGCTGATTTATGATCCTTCAAGGCGCTCTGCAACTTCTCCGAATCctcttcaattcgtcgtcagaaTGCTGAAGCCGTTTCTTTAACATAATACATGATTTCTGTCGTAATTCTTCGATTTAAAGTCTATCTACCTGAAGCGACAATCGTTGTCGTTCGACGGTCGCTTCCCTTCTCACTTCCGCTAGCTCCTGCTCCAAGCTTTCAATCCGAGAAGAAAGCTTTGTCTGAGTGAGAATATTGTTCTTTTCTAAATTTGCCTAAAGCACAGAGACCGTATAATCAAACCTTTTCCCCCCACTCGTTTTCTCGCTTACCTGAAGAGTTTGAAGATTTCCTAGCAAAACATTCTGGCCTTTTCGCTCTTTCATAAGGTCTTCATTCAATTGAAGTAGCCTTCCTTCAGATGACTTCAGTTGATCTCGTTCTAGTTTCAACATTCCCTGCATGtgctacaaaagaaaacgacaccTCACTGCAAGTATCTCTATCCGCGTCAAAATTCCACGTACCTCGCTTTCGGGCACTTTTCCTGTATCGTTGCCAATTCCTGGCCGGAGATAATGCAAAGTGTCACAGCTCGTCATTTTAAGGTAAAAACTGATCACCTGTCTCGATTTTTCTAAGGCAGTTTCCAGTTTTGACTGAACGTCGGTCATGTTCTGGTCTCTTTCTTGCAGAATGTTAAGCTCCCTCGTTCGCGATTCCATGTGAACGTTCAACATCTCGGCCTTCTCCTTGCTGAACTCCAACTACGTACAAAGTCAAGTGAGAATCGCACAGAAACGTCTTGTGCGCTCCTTGAACCTGAGAACTAAGTTTCACTTTCTCCGATTCCAACTTTGAAGCCTTGTCGCGTAGCTCTTCAATACGACTCTCCATGAGCCTgcaaaagacgtcaaaaatccAAAGCGCGACTCGGTACACCTTTTGCGCACTTGGCATTTTTTAATGTTTCCGTTCGATACAATTCAAAttctttttgaagaactTCCGTCGCATCGTCTCCTCTGCCCAAACTCTTCGATGGCGAGCTCAACAGGATAGAAACGCCGGCAGTTTTCGTCGGACTTTTGCCACCCTGAGCCAAAACGCGGCACATGTCTCTCTGTCGAACAACGGCCTCCACCTATAAAAAGAGATGATAGCCAACTCTCtcctaaaattaaaattaaacaaGTACCATATCCTCTTGTTTCTTTCGAGCCGCTTTCAATTCGTTCAAGTCGGCGTGAGCCTGGTCAAGTTGATTCTTAAGCTCAGCAACCCTACAACGGGGGGGAGGATATTTTCTCAAGATGACGTTTTCAAAGCTCGTTCTATTTACCGTGAATCGGCCTGAATTCGCTCCTCGTTTTCTTGCTGTTCACTCAGCTTTCGAACGACCGAAAGCAATTCCAAATTTACCAGCTGCAATTCGTCGATATtcctaaaagaaatcgtctacGTTCACTGTCTTCTCAAAGACGCGATACCCACTTGAACGTGAGGAGTCTCTCAGAAATGACTCAAGCCCCCCGCGAATTTCCTCGCACTCCCTCAACAGAGTCCGAAactacgaaaagaaaaaaaaacaattaattatcGGAAGAATAAATTAGTACAGTAAGCGAAACCGCGCACCTGTTGCTTGAGATCTTCAACTTGCTGTCGTAACGCGGCGTCGGACTTTTTTCAGGTCGCTGCACAATCTTTCGCTGCTGAGCGCCTTGGTTCGTTGTCTTTCAATTTCCCtcagaaagaaatttttttaacAAGATAAACGAAAAGAGATGAAGCGACGCACTTCCGTCGCTTCACCGAGTTTCTTTGATATAGTCATTCATCGTTAGCGTTTCTTCAAAGCGCTTTCGCTGTTCTTGCAACATCagcgctttcgttttcaattccTAGAAAATGACGATGTCATTTACAAAAAAAGCCAAATCAATTCTACGGATACCCTCAAAATGAgatccatttcttttctcagctCCTTGTTTTCCTCTTGCTCTTTGGTAAGCGCCTCCTTTGCATCAACGTAACTCGAATAGATCTAAAAAACACGCAGTGCTGCAACGTAATGATAAATAACGATAAGGCGTGCGCGTACCTGAGTTAACGTCATTCCAGACTTGAGCCGCGCACTAGACGCAGCCGCAGACGGATAGACCTCGCGAAGGGTTTTCTCTGACAACGAATGGCCTAGAAATACAACAGTGAACTAAAATTTCCGTACAGAGTCGCACAAGCCTAGCTACAGTACTACTAGCCAGTCAAATGCGTCTCCACATATATAAGTGTCTTACTGCGAGCttcttctaatttttcttccaGTTCTTTGACTTTGGTTTCTGGAATTGTTCGCACGTTAAATGAGCAAACATTTTTAGTTGGAGATTATTTACCTAGGAGTCCTGCTCTTGCTGCTagcgtttctttctcctcttccaatTCGGCTTGATCTAAAATCACGCATACCAAACAGAATCCTTTTTGCACTCAAGTCGTCTCACATTTGTTTCCTCTATCTACAGTCACTTGCAATTCTTCGACGGCCGTCAGCATCTCCTGAACTCGTCCATCCAACTCCTCGGACGATTTCTACAGAAAGAAATTACTAAATCAATTTTTGACAACTTTCATGACATCTACCTGATACAACGCAGTCAGCTTTGATTGAGCAGCCAGTTCGTTATTATGGTGCTCATCGGACGCCATTTTCTCGTCTCTCACCTAAATGACAACGTCATCCCCTAGAAACGGAATCACTTGTCTTCACACCTCCTTCAATTTGTTCAAATACACATCCAATTTGGCCTCCAGTTCACGATTCACTTTCTGCGTCTCTTGAGCAATTGCACCGAGTCTTCCAACCTAAATTTCGCGCAGGCAATACCAATCCGAGCATCTGCTCGTCTCTTTGTACCTCTTGTTCTTTGGCACTCAACTGCACTCTGAGATAAACTCTATCCGAAGCCTAGAAATGGCAAATACCGTATAATAGACCGGTACCATATGGTATTCTGACAACTGTTCACTTACTCTTTCATGTCGCATGCTGACCATTTCATTTGATTTTGCTCTCAGCTGTGACTGGAGCCATTCGTTCTGCGAGGTGAGcaattctttttcctctGCCAGTCTCTGTTCTTTGGACTGCACACaccgaaaaaaaagatgcgTCAGATACTCATTAGAACacgttgttttctttatttgGCTTGCTTTAGAAAGCGTTTCCTTGCTTTGTATTTCTCCAAGTTGAAGCTGGAAATAATCCCATAAAAAGTGTCCAAATCCACACGAAACTAATATACCATTGCATCGTTCTTTGCCTTGTTTGCCTTTGCGAGACGCGCCGACATATCGTTCCATtcctctaaagaaaaacgatgcaTTTTATCTCTTGATCCAATCGAATCGACTTACCATCCAACTTGGCGATGACatcattctttttctccaataTGACAATCAATTCCTGTCGACCCTCTTCTGACTTTTCCAGTTTTTCAACCAGTTCATTCTGAAAAAGCGGCAAATGTGTGAAGCAAACTCTCAAACTATTTATCCCCTATTACTTTTTCTCGAGAAGTCAAGTCTCTTGCAGACGACAAGTGATTTAGACGCTCGTTCAAGTCGCGTAGTACAGAATCTACAGAAAAAGTTTAATTTCGATGACATTCCTGCAATGTTTGTCACCTTTTTCGGAAATATTTTTCCTCAATTTCGCATTTTCCGTCTCGTGCAACTTGAGCCGTTCTCCGACCGATCGCAGCTCTTTTTCCACTCGGTGGAACTTATTTTCTAATCGCACATGTCTCAGAGGGCCCCTCTCCGTTCCCCGCCTGCTTTCTACCTGCAGCCAGAGCAAGCATGTCCTTGGCCGAATTCGATTCTTGCAAAGCGCGCGATGccacgtcgattcggcgatcGTACGCCTCCACGACACGCGCAAATACGTTTCCCATGTCCTGGCTTTCAAGCAGCGTCCAAGCTGCCGCAATTCGATTGCTCGCAATGCCGCTGAACCGACTCGCGTTCCGCCATGTTTGTTTGAGGAACCCCGTATGCGACAACTCGAAAATTGAAGGATTTCATGGCTTCGAAGCTGAGCAAAGTGACGCTATCGGAGTCTTTTCGTTACGTTGCTTGAACTAAGTTTGTAGAACTTCCAAACGTTCACTCGAATGTGGTATCTGATCGACGGACGCGATCAGGTCGTCGGTCGCCTCGCTTCTATGCTATCCGGCGTTCTCCAAGGCAAAATTAAACCA is part of the Oscarella lobularis chromosome 6, ooOscLobu1.1, whole genome shotgun sequence genome and encodes:
- the LOC136188319 gene encoding uncharacterized protein — translated: MNDNAVVPRNESNAVQASSLIPDTSSPSLDSFQLDVDQGKLLLTFTETIRASTIRYTHFTLQNSDSNATVTRSLDYASSRSRWNSIMLTVDLTASDLNYIKQQINFGTDESNTYISITSQAIFDMYGNNGTAILPDRALQASYVAQDQTRPELEEFSFDLNTGTVKLTFTETVNVSSLNTSFITLQDAELGETSLVLKRSKAVDSKGGENLIDDVVINVKLSQEELNSLKAARSFATRKENTFITLTSDAIRDMMGHYVVPIFDENATEASAFFPDVSSPVLQTFELDMDEGLLTVVFDETVDSLSLVMELFRLRSSYVDPVSFYNLKGNRVTTANSTRIELKLDDRDILGIKEDLNLATSKNNTWLYLENGAIFDLAQTPNSAVSVVVQASLFVADQTSPKLTTFAVNLNLGRVHLNFIEPVKTASLNTTGITLVNEVNGTSTYTLTGGTTNTPNGFTVILELSTADLNGIKAIADLWISRETTYITFTKYVITDMADNYVEAIGLESAVQASSYINDTTFPVLAGFDLDMDSGILTLSFIETVNVTTVLYDRIYLQSVSAFNSTYGERLRLTGGILLEKNPSTEVKIELTLDDLNALKELEIANRKERSWLLLASRVVVDMNRNPSLRLRNGINTEFVSKYTSDTTKPSLRAFDFNLTSEELTLSFSETVRVSTLNVEGITITSSSNYTLTTDSYTSSDDGPIVVVHLSLTDLNNIKRITDLAVSNQTTSLVLKNDTIRDMVGSWNVPVNSSTPIDVRSFHMDYVSPQLLRFELNLTSETATFYFSETVDASTFDPTQITFQEANASAGDSYTLTGGKVSRRDDPIVTLRLTTVDLNVLKYKTALATSVNTTHITVSNMTVLDMNMNFLVPTSKSVVEFFPET
- the LOC136188403 gene encoding nucleoprotein TPR-like; the encoded protein is MGNVFARVVEAYDRRIDVASRALQESNSAKDMLALAAENKFHRVEKELRSVGERLKLHETENAKLRKNISEKDSVLRDLNERLNHLSSARDLTSREKNELVEKLEKSEEGRQELIVILEKKNDVIAKLDEEWNDMSARLAKANKAKNDAMLQLGEIQSKETLSKSKEQRLAEEKELLTSQNEWLQSQLRAKSNEMVSMRHERASDRVYLRVQLSAKEQEVGRLGAIAQETQKVNRELEAKLDVYLNKLKEVRDEKMASDEHHNNELAAQSKLTALYQKSSEELDGRVQEMLTAVEELQVTVDRGNKYQAELEEEKETLAARAGLLETKVKELEEKLEEARSHSLSEKTLREVYPSAAASSARLKSGMTLTQIYSSYVDAKEALTKEQEENKELRKEMDLILRELKTKALMLQEQRKRFEETLTMNDYIKETR